In Deinococcus misasensis DSM 22328, one DNA window encodes the following:
- a CDS encoding DUF3500 domain-containing protein has product MRKNTWILSGLLAFSLLGAVSLSNLNSAQAATTTTTTIKSDQQTDKVVKAANAFLATLSGTQKSKVLFAWDNATQRKQWSNFPTGIFQRNGIKWGDLSEAQRTALMNLLGSVLSEQGLTMVKQQMQADEVLKSTDGGGRLVFGDAEYYVSFVGTPSSTSPWTLQFGGHHLALNATVVGSNITLAPSLTGGQPVRYTSNGQKVEVVGQEVKDAFAMVNGLSSSQKAKAVISTRSMDLVLGPGQDGKTLQPEGLKGSELTDAQKTQFLALIQDRLGALNANDLAEKMTTIKANLNNTYFAWYGPTTSGSAAYYRVTGPTVVIEFSPQSMGGDATNHIHSMYRDPTNDYGSNWTK; this is encoded by the coding sequence ATGCGCAAAAACACCTGGATCCTTTCTGGCCTGCTGGCCTTTTCGCTGCTCGGGGCGGTTTCCCTGAGCAACCTCAATTCTGCTCAGGCTGCGACCACCACCACGACCACCATCAAGTCGGATCAACAAACCGACAAGGTGGTCAAAGCGGCCAATGCTTTTCTGGCCACCCTCTCTGGCACCCAGAAAAGCAAAGTGCTCTTTGCATGGGACAACGCCACCCAGCGCAAGCAGTGGTCCAACTTCCCCACAGGCATCTTTCAACGCAACGGCATCAAGTGGGGCGACCTGAGCGAAGCCCAGAGAACCGCCCTGATGAATTTGCTGGGTTCGGTGCTCAGTGAGCAGGGCCTGACCATGGTCAAGCAGCAAATGCAGGCCGATGAGGTGCTCAAAAGCACCGATGGCGGAGGCCGTCTGGTCTTCGGGGATGCCGAGTATTACGTGTCTTTCGTGGGTACCCCGAGCAGCACCAGTCCGTGGACCTTGCAGTTCGGAGGTCACCACCTGGCCCTGAATGCCACGGTGGTGGGCAGCAACATCACTCTGGCCCCGAGCCTGACGGGTGGGCAACCGGTGCGTTACACCAGCAACGGGCAGAAAGTGGAAGTGGTGGGTCAAGAAGTCAAAGACGCTTTTGCCATGGTGAACGGTCTGAGCAGCAGTCAGAAAGCCAAAGCGGTGATCAGCACCCGTTCGATGGATCTGGTGCTGGGTCCCGGACAGGACGGCAAAACCCTGCAACCCGAGGGCTTGAAGGGCAGTGAACTGACCGATGCACAGAAAACCCAGTTTCTGGCCCTGATTCAGGACCGTCTGGGGGCACTGAACGCCAACGACCTTGCAGAGAAAATGACCACCATCAAAGCCAACCTGAACAACACCTATTTTGCATGGTACGGTCCGACCACCTCTGGGAGTGCTGCGTATTACCGGGTGACAGGTCCGACCGTGGTGATTGAGTTCTCTCCGCAAAGCATGGGGGGAGACGCCACCAACCACATCCACAGCATGTACCGCGACCCCACCAACGATTACGGGAGCAACTGGACCAAATGA
- a CDS encoding helix-turn-helix transcriptional regulator: MYDPSMRVLTVLEILQAREQIRAAELASIMEVSVRTVQRYVARLQDLGIPVVATRGPGATYRLRAGHRLPPLMFNAEEAFLVSLGLQALRLLNLQDLGASTAGVQSKMERVLPASIHQRVQETLPALEFDLTQPTGTIPVSMLTGLANAVHHHHPILLHHQSRKASEPTVRKVDPLGLLQKEGRWFLAGHCHLREDLRLFRVDRIQHMVVLPEAFEGHENFELQPFVQEVLAFGAQGWTFDVTVHLPFEQVTSRLPRAHMLMEPQGPDTRLRGSIPDLENLAAMLLYLGCHVTVHAPLELMQAFQSLASRAIHLAETAFEASQGS, encoded by the coding sequence ATGTACGACCCGAGCATGCGGGTGTTGACCGTGCTGGAAATCCTTCAAGCCCGAGAGCAGATCCGGGCTGCAGAACTGGCCTCCATCATGGAAGTCAGTGTACGCACCGTGCAACGCTATGTGGCCCGACTGCAGGACCTCGGGATTCCGGTGGTGGCGACCCGAGGCCCCGGAGCAACCTACCGCCTCCGTGCAGGGCACCGTTTGCCTCCCTTGATGTTCAATGCAGAGGAGGCGTTTCTGGTCTCTCTGGGATTGCAGGCTTTGCGCCTCTTGAACCTGCAAGATTTGGGGGCTTCCACTGCCGGGGTGCAAAGCAAAATGGAACGGGTGCTGCCTGCCAGCATCCACCAGAGGGTGCAAGAAACCCTGCCTGCTCTGGAATTCGACCTGACCCAACCCACTGGGACCATTCCGGTTTCGATGCTCACAGGGTTGGCAAATGCGGTGCATCACCATCACCCCATCCTGCTGCACCACCAGAGCCGCAAAGCCAGCGAACCCACCGTGCGCAAAGTGGATCCTCTGGGCTTGCTGCAAAAAGAGGGACGCTGGTTTCTGGCCGGGCACTGCCACCTCAGGGAAGACCTGCGCCTCTTCCGGGTGGACCGGATTCAACACATGGTGGTCCTTCCAGAGGCATTTGAAGGGCATGAAAACTTCGAATTGCAGCCCTTTGTGCAGGAGGTTCTGGCTTTTGGTGCGCAAGGGTGGACATTCGATGTGACGGTGCACCTGCCTTTCGAGCAGGTCACTTCCCGGTTGCCCCGTGCACACATGCTCATGGAGCCTCAGGGTCCTGACACCCGCCTGAGGGGAAGCATTCCAGACCTTGAGAACCTCGCTGCGATGTTGCTTTATCTGGGATGCCATGTCACGGTGCATGCCCCTCTGGAATTGATGCAGGCTTTTCAAAGCCTTGCTTCCAGAGCAATCCACCTTGCTGAAACGGCTTTTGAGGCTTCACAAGGCTCCTGA
- a CDS encoding alpha/beta fold hydrolase encodes MQTRSFKTASGRKVAFHIHNPAGRHTVVFCHPAPGSGQYSPELALLQDMDVKLIGVDRPGYGQSDPVVSGDWATVGGAADDIAEMLRMEGISAVGALGWSAGGRVALALSARHPDLVQHVAVVATPAPDEAVKWVPEEILLGMQAMKGMSSEQVHAAMAFQFSEGFDPSNPEMALGMLGASEADHVILSRPEAKKALEHMLHMAFEQGFQGMVADIAGYMMQPWGFSPEQVQVPVQLFYGTSDPIIGLLHAEWWQKSLPNAETHEVSGAGHLLMADLWPSVLRFLTPLTRAGIRSGMAS; translated from the coding sequence ATGCAAACCAGAAGTTTCAAAACCGCATCAGGACGCAAAGTGGCTTTTCACATTCACAATCCCGCAGGTCGCCATACGGTGGTGTTCTGCCATCCTGCCCCCGGTTCAGGGCAGTACAGCCCAGAGCTTGCCCTGCTGCAAGACATGGATGTGAAACTGATCGGTGTGGACCGCCCCGGTTACGGTCAGTCCGATCCGGTTGTCTCTGGAGATTGGGCCACGGTGGGAGGTGCAGCAGACGACATTGCTGAAATGCTTCGCATGGAGGGCATTTCAGCAGTGGGTGCTCTGGGATGGTCTGCTGGAGGCCGGGTGGCCCTTGCTTTGTCTGCCAGACACCCTGACCTTGTTCAGCATGTGGCCGTGGTTGCCACCCCTGCACCCGATGAAGCGGTCAAATGGGTCCCAGAGGAGATTTTACTGGGCATGCAAGCCATGAAAGGCATGTCTTCAGAGCAGGTCCATGCTGCAATGGCTTTTCAATTTTCTGAGGGTTTTGACCCCTCCAACCCTGAAATGGCTCTGGGAATGCTTGGGGCCTCAGAAGCAGACCATGTCATTCTTTCCAGACCGGAGGCGAAAAAAGCGCTGGAGCACATGTTGCACATGGCCTTCGAGCAGGGTTTTCAGGGCATGGTGGCAGACATCGCAGGCTACATGATGCAGCCCTGGGGCTTCTCGCCTGAACAGGTGCAGGTGCCTGTCCAGCTTTTTTATGGCACGTCTGACCCCATCATCGGTTTGTTACATGCAGAGTGGTGGCAAAAAAGCTTACCCAACGCTGAAACCCATGAAGTTTCAGGGGCAGGTCATTTGCTGATGGCAGACCTCTGGCCATCGGTACTGCGTTTTCTGACCCCTCTGACCAGAGCGGGGATTCGCTCTGGCATGGCATCATGA
- a CDS encoding tRNA-binding protein: protein MSNPNISFDDFQKVDLRAGTIVRVEAFPEARKPAWKVWVDLGDLGVKASSAQITDLYTAEDLLGRQVVCVVNLGPRRIGPFTSEVLVTGFPDEQGRVVLTALERKVPNGQRLF from the coding sequence ATGAGCAACCCCAACATTTCCTTTGATGACTTTCAGAAAGTGGACCTTCGTGCAGGCACCATCGTTCGGGTTGAAGCTTTCCCCGAGGCCCGCAAACCGGCATGGAAAGTGTGGGTGGACCTTGGAGACCTCGGGGTCAAAGCCTCCAGTGCGCAGATCACCGACCTTTACACCGCAGAAGATTTGCTGGGCCGTCAGGTGGTGTGCGTGGTGAACCTTGGACCACGCCGCATAGGGCCTTTCACTTCTGAAGTGCTGGTGACGGGCTTCCCGGATGAGCAGGGGAGGGTGGTCTTGACGGCTCTGGAACGCAAGGTGCCCAACGGTCAGCGCTTGTTCTGA
- a CDS encoding diguanylate cyclase domain-containing protein encodes MTPIKSVAVITNALYHYQNTVIAGVQSALQDLQIPVTVYVGQNIDSPEPVYRRANDIYDLVDPEKHIGVILLSGALGVHLSDDALEEWVQRFEGFPVVSIGRKVHGVPSILINNRPAMQDMMQHLLEVRGLQKMVFMRGIVGNRDSEEREAVFRDEMQAHGLPVQEALVLTGQYASSRAHQEMTRLLSRTRDFEAVVCANDEMAEGVIQAITQLGLRVPEDIAVVGFDDSEEFKHVVPALTTVRQPFFEQGEEAARVLLNLSVASPREDHFVLPQLVVRESCGPALPTLATQVQSRLYQGVLDVQQHLSEVFQQVAPHPEQHARFLNLWKETLLTRNHLEQEFYVWRDGVQNWMNLLDTPEQPCQGLVLGYQAQNLLVNVLQMLHSRNHLLSINSSKMAPELYAVECQEDLFQAMEAYLDHVGIKHHMVVLYAQSGPRPDPLARVALASGARSALDPSLFQSRKLLPDSMQAELLSGTLYCSPLYVNEVHYGFLLYEPPIWGRFDDEALCRTLSHALQQLEHVLVLRGHAEELEIQVQLRTRELKSEVAERRKAEEALKLANAELQRFAFLDGLTGIYNRAAFNEHLQSQWAIHRRHQRPLSLLLCDVDFFKRYNDFYGHLKGDDCLRDIAAALSGAVRNRADTVARYGGEEFVVILPETGTDGAALVAERIQDAVRRLGLPHEGSESTDTVTVSVGVATLYPHEWLHAADLIQLADQCLYRAKQLGRNCMVQHPLEGPLQPPQGH; translated from the coding sequence ATGACCCCCATCAAAAGCGTTGCTGTGATCACCAACGCCCTTTACCATTACCAGAACACGGTGATTGCAGGCGTCCAAAGTGCCCTTCAAGACCTCCAGATTCCAGTCACGGTTTATGTTGGACAAAACATCGACAGCCCTGAGCCGGTGTACCGTCGGGCAAACGACATTTACGACCTCGTGGATCCAGAGAAGCACATTGGGGTGATTTTGCTTTCTGGTGCACTGGGGGTGCACCTCTCCGATGACGCTCTGGAGGAATGGGTTCAGCGGTTTGAGGGCTTTCCGGTGGTGAGCATTGGTCGCAAGGTGCATGGGGTTCCCAGCATCCTGATCAACAACCGTCCAGCCATGCAGGACATGATGCAGCACCTTCTGGAGGTGCGTGGCTTGCAGAAAATGGTGTTCATGCGGGGCATCGTGGGCAACCGGGATTCCGAGGAACGTGAAGCGGTGTTCCGCGATGAGATGCAGGCCCACGGTTTGCCGGTTCAGGAGGCTCTGGTGCTCACCGGGCAGTATGCCTCGTCCAGAGCCCATCAGGAAATGACCCGTTTGCTGTCCCGCACGCGGGATTTCGAGGCGGTGGTGTGCGCCAACGATGAGATGGCCGAAGGGGTCATTCAGGCGATCACCCAGCTTGGCTTGCGGGTTCCTGAAGACATTGCTGTGGTCGGCTTCGATGACAGCGAGGAATTCAAACATGTGGTCCCGGCCCTCACCACCGTCAGGCAACCGTTTTTCGAACAGGGTGAGGAGGCTGCTCGGGTGCTCCTGAACTTGTCTGTGGCATCCCCCAGAGAAGACCATTTTGTGCTTCCGCAGTTGGTGGTCCGCGAGTCCTGTGGACCTGCACTGCCCACCCTCGCAACACAGGTCCAGAGCAGGCTGTATCAGGGGGTGCTGGATGTCCAGCAGCACCTTTCTGAGGTGTTTCAGCAGGTGGCGCCTCATCCAGAGCAGCATGCCCGGTTTTTGAACCTCTGGAAAGAGACCCTTTTGACCCGCAACCATCTGGAACAAGAGTTTTACGTGTGGCGCGATGGGGTGCAAAATTGGATGAACCTGCTCGACACCCCAGAACAACCCTGCCAGGGGTTGGTGCTCGGTTATCAGGCCCAGAACCTGCTGGTGAACGTTCTGCAGATGCTGCACTCCCGAAACCACCTTCTGAGCATCAATTCCTCCAAAATGGCCCCAGAACTTTATGCTGTTGAGTGTCAGGAAGACCTGTTTCAGGCCATGGAGGCATATCTGGACCATGTGGGCATCAAACACCACATGGTGGTGCTTTACGCCCAGAGCGGACCGCGACCTGACCCTCTGGCCAGAGTGGCTCTGGCTTCAGGGGCGCGCTCTGCTCTGGATCCCTCACTGTTCCAGAGTCGGAAACTGCTGCCAGACAGCATGCAAGCAGAACTGCTCTCTGGAACGCTTTACTGTTCACCGCTGTACGTCAATGAGGTGCATTATGGCTTTTTGCTTTATGAACCGCCCATCTGGGGCCGTTTTGACGATGAAGCCCTGTGCAGGACCCTCAGCCACGCCTTGCAGCAGTTGGAGCACGTTCTGGTGTTGCGGGGCCACGCCGAAGAATTGGAGATTCAGGTGCAACTGCGCACCCGTGAACTCAAATCCGAGGTTGCAGAGCGGCGCAAAGCCGAAGAAGCCCTCAAGCTTGCCAATGCCGAACTGCAACGCTTTGCTTTTCTGGACGGCCTGACCGGAATTTACAACCGTGCAGCCTTCAATGAGCACCTGCAAAGCCAGTGGGCCATCCACCGCAGGCACCAGAGGCCCCTGTCTTTGCTGCTCTGTGACGTGGATTTCTTCAAGCGCTACAACGACTTTTACGGCCACCTCAAAGGGGACGACTGCCTGAGAGACATTGCCGCTGCACTTTCTGGGGCCGTCCGAAACCGTGCAGACACCGTGGCCCGCTATGGTGGAGAAGAATTCGTGGTGATCCTCCCCGAGACAGGCACGGATGGAGCAGCTCTGGTGGCAGAACGCATCCAGGACGCGGTGCGCCGTCTGGGTCTCCCCCATGAAGGTTCAGAAAGCACAGACACGGTGACGGTCAGTGTGGGGGTGGCCACCTTGTACCCACATGAATGGCTTCATGCAGCAGACCTCATCCAACTGGCCGACCAGTGCCTGTACCGGGCCAAACAGCTGGGACGGAATTGCATGGTGCAGCACCCTCTGGAAGGACCTTTGCAACCTCCTCAGGGCCATTGA
- a CDS encoding carboxypeptidase regulatory-like domain-containing protein, with amino-acid sequence MKRLLLGGLLCSVALAAPSVPRNHFTAEPRSVLTVPVLLDNPQDAPHTVSISAGLPEGWNWLFPVMGVELSGQESTTELLSFRLPERLLAGTYSLQLWLDGQAFEVQIEVQPRRQIHLQAVPHPERASGPYLLEFWLENAGNVPEDLSLSARDDLGGAVELSESHILLQPFEMRKITVQVGFPASVEAGREQQVVVQATHPDGQVWRADAVTSLLLPELPTSQKKHALKGTASFGVGGSGSGLTLQPEVNLQGQLSSSWSGDFRVQVSPQRWRLQYSTPFAQWTAGNLTLQTFSGTPLVMDAVQVQLPLDELWRFAGTVGTRGVDLNLQHPQWKLHGLFAPDLKVLEAAFQTVQGAEHWNAAASVDLSSQSLWGQLQYSNANLQMHLQGIQAGHLGAKESELKTRLEWNLKPFQLEVNHLLNTPSDHTLNVKGSYRGQDFTVQAAVQGQWLAGEFQTAWSAEIRHEPHWFKIQHTPQLALQGGTSYKNGPFRWQGALGLQQDVQQNTWKVQLKSDVVYQQPLWNASFSVSTSDWVAGNWTLGTSATWQQPDQSAYTLKGQLGLESNPNWQVQVSARVPITLYTLPRANLGRLEGTLLDPQGQPLVGVQVQAGGLYTTTDAQGHFVFPELLSGPTQLEVQFPEALQGLRFEPALPYSVTLEPGQTRQLAFRAYQTHTLDLQVQVVPIPSGQQDTLEWPEVPDLRQVVVVLEGQEQHRKNLSADGSVQIRGLKKGTYRLQMLLPSSWEGKYTLQVPREIQVSGDVAVNVLLELQPRERQLQEGEELSF; translated from the coding sequence TTGAAACGCTTGCTGCTCGGAGGTTTGCTGTGTTCGGTGGCCCTTGCAGCACCCTCCGTGCCCCGAAACCACTTCACTGCAGAACCGCGCAGTGTCCTGACCGTTCCTGTGCTGCTGGACAACCCGCAGGATGCTCCCCACACCGTTTCCATTTCCGCTGGGCTTCCAGAGGGCTGGAACTGGCTGTTCCCTGTGATGGGCGTGGAACTTTCCGGGCAGGAAAGCACCACCGAATTGCTGTCTTTCCGTCTTCCCGAGCGGCTTCTGGCTGGCACTTATTCCCTCCAGCTCTGGCTGGACGGTCAGGCTTTTGAAGTTCAAATCGAAGTGCAACCCAGAAGGCAAATTCACCTGCAAGCCGTGCCTCACCCGGAGCGAGCAAGTGGTCCTTACCTGCTGGAATTCTGGCTGGAGAACGCAGGAAATGTGCCAGAAGACCTCTCCCTGTCTGCCAGAGATGACCTTGGAGGAGCGGTGGAGCTTTCTGAGTCACACATCCTGTTGCAGCCTTTTGAAATGCGCAAAATCACCGTTCAGGTGGGCTTTCCAGCTTCTGTGGAGGCCGGACGTGAACAGCAGGTGGTGGTGCAGGCCACCCACCCTGACGGACAGGTGTGGCGTGCCGATGCGGTCACTTCCTTGCTGTTGCCTGAGTTGCCCACCTCACAAAAGAAACATGCCCTGAAAGGAACCGCGTCTTTTGGGGTGGGTGGGTCTGGCTCTGGTTTGACCCTGCAACCAGAAGTGAACCTGCAAGGCCAGCTTTCCTCTTCATGGTCAGGGGATTTCCGGGTGCAGGTTTCGCCACAGCGCTGGAGACTCCAGTACAGCACCCCCTTTGCACAGTGGACGGCAGGCAACCTGACCTTGCAAACCTTCTCTGGAACCCCACTGGTCATGGACGCCGTGCAGGTACAGCTTCCGCTGGATGAACTTTGGCGGTTTGCTGGAACCGTCGGGACCAGAGGGGTGGACCTGAACCTCCAGCATCCACAATGGAAACTGCATGGCCTGTTTGCCCCAGACCTCAAGGTGCTGGAAGCAGCTTTCCAGACGGTGCAGGGTGCAGAACACTGGAATGCAGCAGCTTCTGTGGACCTGAGCAGCCAGAGCCTCTGGGGTCAACTCCAGTACAGCAACGCCAACCTGCAAATGCACCTTCAAGGGATACAGGCCGGACATCTGGGTGCAAAAGAAAGTGAACTGAAAACCCGTCTGGAATGGAACCTCAAACCTTTTCAGCTGGAAGTGAACCACCTGCTGAACACCCCTTCAGACCACACCCTGAACGTGAAAGGGTCCTACAGGGGTCAGGATTTCACAGTGCAGGCCGCCGTTCAGGGTCAATGGTTGGCAGGAGAATTTCAGACGGCATGGTCTGCAGAAATCCGCCATGAACCCCACTGGTTCAAAATCCAGCACACGCCACAACTTGCGTTGCAGGGGGGCACCTCCTACAAAAACGGTCCTTTCAGGTGGCAGGGCGCTCTGGGCTTGCAACAGGATGTGCAGCAAAACACCTGGAAGGTCCAGCTCAAATCCGATGTGGTGTACCAGCAACCCCTCTGGAATGCCAGTTTTTCTGTGTCCACCTCAGACTGGGTTGCAGGGAACTGGACGCTGGGCACTTCAGCAACATGGCAGCAACCCGACCAGAGCGCGTACACCCTGAAAGGCCAACTTGGTCTGGAAAGCAACCCCAACTGGCAGGTGCAGGTTTCTGCCAGGGTGCCCATCACCCTGTATACCCTGCCCAGAGCCAACCTCGGGAGACTGGAAGGCACCTTGCTGGACCCACAGGGCCAACCTCTGGTGGGCGTGCAGGTTCAGGCGGGTGGACTTTACACCACCACCGATGCACAGGGGCATTTTGTGTTTCCAGAACTGCTCTCTGGACCCACCCAGTTGGAGGTGCAATTTCCAGAAGCTTTGCAGGGTCTGCGGTTCGAGCCTGCTTTGCCTTACAGCGTGACTCTGGAACCGGGGCAAACCCGCCAACTGGCATTTCGGGCGTACCAAACCCATACCCTTGACCTTCAGGTGCAGGTGGTCCCCATTCCCTCTGGGCAGCAAGACACGCTGGAGTGGCCAGAGGTCCCCGATTTGCGTCAGGTGGTGGTGGTTCTGGAGGGGCAGGAACAGCACCGCAAAAACCTGTCTGCAGACGGTTCCGTGCAGATTCGAGGCCTCAAAAAAGGGACGTACCGGTTGCAGATGCTGCTTCCCTCAAGCTGGGAGGGGAAATACACCTTGCAGGTCCCTCGGGAAATTCAGGTTTCAGGGGATGTGGCCGTGAACGTTCTGCTGGAGTTGCAGCCCAGAGAACGCCAACTTCAGGAGGGTGAGGAGCTTTCCTTCTGA
- a CDS encoding GGDEF domain-containing protein, whose amino-acid sequence MKDNASRWMEPLLWTVLALVLLGLLSANALKAQSFWLVPLSAFLPGLLCLRLPKPWPLGGMALMLWGIGEAVAVQGTVLFPGVLLADVIFIVGYLGWILMFLQVKNTRPPRLVLLLTLPMLLFTVWLNLLVPWTSIAIIYPLLDCIILLVAAPAAQAFLEGKAPLSRAVWLMTFYAFVLIDTLYGLERSNESWSLTSIGNLSYAMLYVNCAVGVALEATRRRQDIKPLILGVFVVVMVRSLVTIEDNGTVLTKVILAAFFYMTFTALAGLVVSFVNHQKEAQSRYRTYVNTLKKILVPFQQRLTTGNPTHPELQQALTVLQQAIPDLQGVKVHSREPFQWGQETLHWVDRQCALPEGDSIPVRFYLKDPHPESEALEAAQDALEHLLFFADHHSVMEQQSNTDPLTGLMNRRSALEAMLGLARKAMQEKRSLSVVVIDVDHFKRVNDTHGHDVGDRVLLLLAQLLQNRLRSTDLTFRWGGEEFLLVFHGLEPAGARQVLLRLKEDFQRQCLQNLGFEVTFSAGVFGGVLSRREDVELWREQADRLLYEAKRSGRNHIQFETT is encoded by the coding sequence ATGAAAGACAACGCATCAAGGTGGATGGAACCCCTCCTCTGGACGGTTCTGGCTCTGGTGTTGCTGGGGTTGCTTTCTGCCAATGCATTGAAGGCGCAGTCCTTCTGGTTGGTTCCTCTGAGCGCTTTTCTACCCGGATTGTTGTGTCTGAGACTGCCCAAACCATGGCCTCTGGGCGGAATGGCTTTGATGCTCTGGGGGATTGGCGAGGCGGTTGCGGTGCAAGGGACGGTTCTGTTTCCCGGAGTGTTGCTTGCAGATGTGATTTTCATTGTGGGATATCTGGGCTGGATCTTGATGTTTTTGCAGGTCAAGAACACCCGTCCCCCGAGGTTGGTGTTGCTGCTCACCCTGCCGATGTTGCTGTTCACAGTGTGGTTGAATCTGTTGGTGCCCTGGACCTCAATTGCCATCATTTATCCTTTGCTGGACTGCATCATTTTGCTGGTGGCTGCTCCTGCCGCACAGGCTTTTCTGGAAGGCAAAGCCCCCCTCTCCAGAGCCGTGTGGTTGATGACCTTTTATGCTTTTGTTTTGATCGACACCTTGTATGGTCTGGAACGTTCGAACGAAAGCTGGTCTTTGACCAGCATCGGGAACCTCTCTTACGCCATGCTTTACGTGAATTGTGCGGTGGGGGTGGCCCTTGAAGCAACACGCCGAAGGCAGGACATCAAACCTTTGATTCTGGGCGTGTTCGTGGTGGTGATGGTCCGTTCTCTGGTGACCATCGAGGACAATGGAACCGTGCTCACAAAGGTGATTCTGGCAGCTTTCTTTTACATGACCTTCACGGCTCTGGCTGGGTTGGTGGTCAGTTTCGTGAACCACCAGAAGGAGGCCCAGAGCCGCTACCGCACCTATGTGAACACCTTGAAGAAGATTCTGGTGCCCTTCCAGCAGCGTTTGACCACCGGCAACCCCACACATCCAGAGTTGCAGCAGGCTTTGACGGTGCTTCAGCAAGCCATTCCCGATTTGCAGGGGGTGAAGGTGCATTCCAGAGAGCCTTTCCAGTGGGGTCAGGAAACCCTGCACTGGGTGGATCGGCAGTGTGCCCTGCCTGAAGGGGACAGCATTCCGGTGCGTTTTTACCTGAAAGACCCCCATCCTGAATCCGAGGCTCTGGAGGCTGCGCAAGACGCTCTGGAGCACCTGTTGTTCTTCGCGGACCACCATTCGGTGATGGAGCAGCAAAGCAACACCGATCCTTTGACCGGCCTGATGAACCGCCGTTCGGCTCTGGAGGCCATGCTGGGGTTGGCGCGCAAAGCCATGCAGGAAAAGCGTTCCCTTTCTGTGGTGGTGATCGATGTGGACCACTTCAAGCGGGTCAACGACACCCACGGTCACGATGTGGGAGATCGGGTGCTGTTGTTGCTGGCCCAGTTGCTGCAAAACCGTTTGCGCAGCACGGATTTGACGTTCCGCTGGGGCGGCGAGGAATTTCTGCTGGTGTTCCACGGTCTGGAACCGGCAGGTGCCCGTCAGGTCTTGTTGCGCCTCAAGGAGGATTTTCAACGCCAGTGCTTGCAGAACCTCGGGTTTGAGGTGACCTTCTCGGCAGGGGTGTTTGGTGGGGTGCTGTCCCGTCGGGAGGATGTGGAACTCTGGCGTGAACAGGCAGACCGCTTGCTGTACGAAGCCAAGCGCTCTGGCCGGAACCACATCCAGTTTGAAACCACCTGA
- a CDS encoding DUF4258 domain-containing protein produces MNTLNLFPVGLTVKGGDVWVLVLGVRAIWQRWPKPLWVRPVNRKQIRKNLPASVLEVSRHALFRALERWGLPENLSEAELEQEIWWVLRHGEWRHEKDISRCTFGGRQVVLGFCKEAAGMVVLTVYEAREDCPDFVKRFFQFKSRRKPNRSSVR; encoded by the coding sequence ATGAACACTTTGAATCTGTTTCCGGTGGGTTTGACGGTGAAGGGTGGGGATGTGTGGGTGCTGGTTCTGGGCGTGCGGGCCATCTGGCAACGCTGGCCGAAACCTTTGTGGGTGCGTCCGGTCAACCGGAAACAGATTCGCAAAAACCTTCCAGCGTCGGTGTTGGAGGTCAGTCGGCATGCCCTGTTTCGCGCTCTGGAACGCTGGGGTTTGCCAGAGAACCTTTCAGAAGCTGAACTGGAGCAAGAAATCTGGTGGGTGTTGCGGCATGGGGAATGGCGACACGAAAAGGACATCTCCAGATGCACTTTTGGGGGCAGGCAGGTGGTGCTCGGGTTTTGCAAAGAAGCTGCTGGGATGGTGGTCCTGACCGTGTATGAAGCTCGGGAGGATTGCCCGGATTTTGTGAAGCGGTTTTTTCAATTCAAATCCCGTCGGAAACCCAACCGTTCATCAGTTCGCTGA
- a CDS encoding polysaccharide deacetylase family protein, giving the protein MTEITGLSQKQWIHSVPTPKKAVAFTFDDGPDPTFTPELLDIFEAVNGKATFFMVGQQAEKHPELVQTVALTGHEVGNHTHTHPSLPELTDEEQRTELESTSELLKKLIQQEVRVFRAPYLAVNETVFQHAERLGMHSISAVNLDARDWANPGVEHIVVSTLQSMQPGGILLFHDGGGDRSQTVEAVRLLVQDLTEQGYALVTVSELMNGWVSDGI; this is encoded by the coding sequence ATGACTGAAATCACTGGCCTTTCTCAGAAACAATGGATTCACAGCGTTCCCACCCCCAAAAAAGCCGTTGCTTTCACCTTTGATGATGGCCCGGACCCCACCTTCACCCCAGAGTTGCTGGACATCTTCGAAGCCGTGAACGGCAAAGCCACCTTCTTCATGGTGGGCCAGCAAGCCGAAAAGCACCCTGAACTGGTGCAGACAGTGGCTCTGACCGGGCATGAAGTGGGCAACCACACCCACACGCACCCCTCTCTGCCAGAGTTGACTGATGAAGAGCAACGCACCGAATTGGAAAGCACCTCCGAGCTTCTGAAAAAGCTGATCCAGCAAGAGGTCCGGGTGTTCCGGGCCCCTTACCTTGCAGTCAACGAAACGGTTTTTCAGCACGCTGAACGGCTCGGAATGCACAGCATCTCTGCGGTCAATCTGGACGCCCGGGACTGGGCGAATCCGGGGGTGGAACACATCGTGGTCAGCACCCTTCAGAGCATGCAACCGGGCGGCATCCTGCTTTTTCACGATGGGGGCGGAGACCGGTCCCAGACTGTGGAAGCCGTGCGTTTGCTCGTGCAAGACCTGACCGAACAGGGGTATGCTCTGGTGACCGTCAGCGAACTGATGAACGGTTGGGTTTCCGACGGGATTTGA